The Gemmatimonadota bacterium genome has a window encoding:
- the sfsA gene encoding DNA/RNA nuclease SfsA → MPPEPSFYPPITSLSLVEGMYLSRPNRFSVECLIDGMEEYVFMPNPGRMRELLLPGVKLILADHGLHANRRTRYTVMAVRYRERIVFVHTHLNNLAARILVEGRAVPGLRSYAVVGSEVAFGPHRYDLLLRDNAADLYLEVKSCTLSANGIAMFPDAVTERGRRHLLALAQMHAEGKRGALLFLVHHENARAFLPDYHTDFAFARAFCEVEDRLPVFAVALEWTSDLRFRVSNPRLVIPWDVIRKECVDRGHLVCVARGGTGYRVSLTRYMGELSRMAGMRAAHATRAGHAGRPGRPGRAGAVYPVRSSNDASEGMTGVLSGLYGNPSEDFDGWTFRCATDPAPTPEFQEALLNFRMPRRLLPDPH, encoded by the coding sequence ATGCCACCTGAACCTTCGTTCTACCCGCCCATTACTTCCCTCTCCCTCGTCGAGGGGATGTATCTGTCCCGGCCCAATCGATTCAGCGTAGAGTGCCTGATCGACGGCATGGAGGAGTACGTCTTCATGCCGAATCCCGGCAGGATGAGAGAACTGCTTCTGCCGGGTGTAAAGTTGATCCTGGCCGATCACGGCTTGCATGCAAACCGAAGGACGCGGTATACGGTAATGGCCGTGCGCTACCGGGAACGAATCGTGTTCGTCCACACCCACCTGAACAACCTCGCGGCACGCATCCTGGTCGAAGGCAGGGCGGTCCCCGGATTGAGGAGCTACGCGGTCGTGGGATCGGAGGTGGCCTTTGGCCCCCACCGGTACGACCTCCTCCTGCGGGACAACGCGGCAGACCTGTACCTGGAAGTGAAATCCTGTACCCTGTCCGCGAACGGGATCGCCATGTTTCCCGACGCGGTCACGGAACGGGGGCGCAGGCATCTGCTGGCACTGGCACAGATGCACGCGGAGGGAAAGCGGGGCGCCCTGCTGTTCCTGGTTCACCACGAAAACGCCAGGGCATTTCTGCCGGATTATCACACGGACTTCGCATTCGCAAGGGCATTCTGCGAAGTGGAGGACCGGCTGCCCGTCTTCGCGGTTGCGCTGGAGTGGACGTCGGACCTGCGCTTCCGTGTCTCGAATCCGCGGTTAGTCATCCCGTGGGACGTTATTCGCAAAGAATGCGTGGACCGGGGCCACCTGGTCTGCGTCGCGCGTGGTGGGACGGGATACCGGGTGTCGCTGACACGCTATATGGGCGAACTGTCGCGGATGGCGGGGATGCGTGCAGCCCACGCAACTCGCGCAGGTCACGCAGGCCGCCCAGGCCGCCCAGGCCGTGCAGGTGCGGTATACCCCGTTCGGTCCTCCAACGACGCATCGGAGGGTATGACGGGCGTGCTGTCAGGGCTTTATGGAAACCCGTCAGAAGACTTCGACGGCTGGACGTTCAGGTGTGCAACCGACCCGGCACCTACGCCCGAGTTTCAAGAGGCGCTATTGAACTTTCGCATGCCGCGCCGGCTGCTGCCGGATCCGCACTGA
- a CDS encoding DNA polymerase IV, with translation MYSIQSTYSHPQCFASAVNRPRTILHADMDAFFAAVEQRDRPELRGKPVIVGGDGPRSVVSTCSYEARKFGVHSAMPGTTARKLCPQGIFLPVRSEAYGAVSRHVQEIFHRYTPLVEPLSLDEAFLDVTGSSQLFGDGEAIARSIKADVLKETRLTISVGVSPCKFVAKVASDLDKPDGLVIVPPDRVPDFLAPLPVSCLWGAGRDMQERMVRLGLRTIGDVQRRSSEELQRLLGSAAGAHFAQISRGQDDRPVVTGHPAKSVGHENTFGTDLVDREECHGVLVDQSDKVGRRLRKAGRLGRTVRVKVRFGDFKTLTRQAAVAPTDNDFVIGKAAVELFDGVWDGKTGIRLLGVAVGNLVRPAEPVQTDLFTEGDGQSDRLVRALDTIRDRYGRSAIRHGASAMKA, from the coding sequence ATGTACAGTATTCAGTCAACGTATTCACATCCACAGTGTTTTGCATCTGCCGTGAATCGTCCACGCACCATCCTGCACGCGGATATGGATGCCTTCTTCGCGGCCGTCGAACAGCGGGACCGTCCCGAGTTGCGCGGCAAACCGGTCATCGTCGGAGGCGACGGACCGCGGTCCGTTGTGTCCACCTGTTCCTACGAGGCACGCAAATTCGGCGTACATTCCGCCATGCCGGGCACGACGGCGCGGAAGCTGTGTCCACAGGGGATCTTCCTGCCCGTCAGATCGGAGGCCTACGGAGCGGTTTCACGGCACGTCCAGGAGATCTTCCACCGGTATACGCCTCTCGTCGAGCCGTTGTCGCTCGACGAGGCGTTCCTGGACGTCACCGGTTCGTCGCAGCTGTTCGGAGACGGCGAAGCGATCGCCCGGTCGATCAAGGCGGACGTGCTGAAGGAAACGCGCCTCACCATATCCGTCGGCGTGTCGCCGTGCAAATTCGTGGCCAAAGTGGCCTCCGACCTGGACAAGCCCGATGGCCTGGTGATCGTCCCTCCGGACCGCGTACCGGATTTTCTGGCGCCTCTGCCCGTTTCTTGCCTATGGGGCGCGGGCAGGGACATGCAGGAGCGCATGGTCCGTCTCGGACTCCGGACGATAGGGGACGTGCAGCGGCGGTCATCGGAGGAGCTGCAACGGCTGCTCGGCAGCGCCGCCGGCGCTCATTTCGCACAGATCTCCCGGGGGCAGGACGACCGGCCCGTGGTGACCGGGCATCCGGCGAAGTCGGTCGGCCACGAAAACACGTTCGGCACGGACCTGGTGGACCGGGAGGAATGTCACGGCGTGCTGGTGGACCAGAGCGACAAGGTGGGACGCCGGCTGCGGAAAGCGGGGCGGCTGGGCAGGACGGTCCGGGTCAAGGTCCGGTTCGGGGATTTCAAGACCCTCACCCGGCAGGCGGCCGTGGCGCCGACCGACAACGATTTCGTCATCGGCAAGGCGGCCGTGGAATTGTTCGACGGTGTATGGGACGGCAAGACGGGCATTCGGCTGCTCGGCGTGGCCGTCGGCAACCTGGTAAGGCCAGCGGAGCCCGTGCAAACCGATCTCTTCACGGAAGGCGACGGGCAGTCGGATCGTCTCGTGCGCGCGCTCGACACGATCAGGGACCGTTACGGCCGCAGCGCCATACGGCACGGCGCATCCGCGATGAAAGCCTGA
- a CDS encoding DUF1761 domain-containing protein, whose product MAEPPRTLPEVPKVKDRKERSYHNKPMLKTLLNQGGVMLEFTGLNWLAILVATVAGFALGAIWYGPIFGEAWLTAIGKTADQIQPSAAPFVISFFTALITAVVLAMLISALDISTLGGGVSIGLLVGIGFIATAMASDAAFGDTGLKLWLIQSGYRVLYSVLMGAILAVWR is encoded by the coding sequence ATGGCGGAACCACCTCGGACCCTGCCGGAAGTACCGAAAGTGAAGGATCGGAAGGAACGGTCGTACCATAATAAACCCATGCTGAAAACCCTGCTGAACCAAGGAGGCGTCATGCTTGAGTTTACCGGACTGAACTGGCTGGCCATTCTCGTGGCAACGGTAGCTGGATTCGCGCTAGGCGCGATCTGGTACGGCCCGATTTTCGGAGAAGCGTGGTTGACCGCGATAGGCAAGACGGCGGACCAGATTCAACCGTCCGCCGCCCCGTTCGTCATCAGTTTCTTCACCGCCCTGATTACGGCGGTCGTACTCGCGATGTTAATCAGCGCTCTGGACATATCGACGCTGGGCGGAGGGGTGTCGATCGGGCTCCTCGTGGGCATCGGCTTCATCGCCACCGCGATGGCTTCGGATGCCGCGTTCGGCGACACCGGGCTGAAACTGTGGTTGATCCAGTCCGGATACCGCGTGCTCTACAGCGTGCTGATGGGCGCGATTCTCGCCGTGTGGCGTTAA
- the pdxH gene encoding pyridoxamine 5'-phosphate oxidase, translated as MDTDALRREYVFGSLDERDLNADPFKQFDTWFGNAVDAGIELADVMTVATASQAGVPSARIVVLRGVDERGFVFYTDYRSAKSRDLDENPRAALVFYWRELGRQVRIAGAVQRVAAEESTRYFRSRPLESRLAALASNQSEVISDRKVLEDRYEALKAEHPSGDVPCPDDWGGYRVSPDEFEFWQGRELRLHDRIRYRRGADGNWEIERLSP; from the coding sequence ATGGACACGGACGCACTCCGAAGGGAATACGTATTCGGCAGTCTGGATGAAAGGGATCTGAACGCAGACCCGTTCAAGCAGTTCGACACCTGGTTCGGGAACGCGGTCGACGCAGGGATCGAGCTGGCGGACGTGATGACGGTCGCCACGGCTTCGCAGGCCGGCGTGCCGTCGGCCAGGATCGTCGTTCTGCGGGGGGTTGACGAGCGGGGGTTCGTGTTTTACACGGACTACCGTAGCGCGAAGAGCCGGGACCTGGATGAGAATCCCAGGGCTGCGCTGGTGTTCTACTGGCGGGAGCTCGGACGCCAGGTCCGGATTGCGGGCGCGGTTCAACGGGTAGCTGCAGAAGAATCCACCCGTTACTTCCGGTCCAGACCCCTGGAAAGCCGCCTGGCGGCCCTGGCCTCGAACCAGAGCGAGGTCATTTCCGATCGGAAGGTGCTGGAAGACCGCTACGAGGCGCTTAAGGCGGAGCACCCCTCAGGTGACGTCCCCTGTCCCGACGACTGGGGCGGGTATCGCGTTTCGCCCGATGAGTTCGAATTCTGGCAGGGACGGGAACTCCGCCTGCACGATCGTATACGTTACCGGCGCGGCGCAGACGGCAATTGGGAGATCGAACGGCTGTCGCCCTAG
- a CDS encoding Gfo/Idh/MocA family oxidoreductase, with the protein MTENQAMTQKENAIRFGVVGCGGAGHAAIRSACASTLLDVVAISDLIEERLSRVGREEGIPRLYGPYQDLLADKDVEAVLLAVNPPARYPMVLDAIAAGKHVLVQKPHATRAEHILTFKEAAERAGVTMQFCFFMRHDPVNRRTRVALSRGRIGEPYHARIFLKYNYRAPLDSPQGWTHVFGQKGGALGQHASHELDLAWWWMGCPDPQWTFAAKHVVEALYDGPEGPAEDYFSGIAGFEGGKTIQIDCSRWVHCDTPTVVEVYGSEGAYSHGQLWQMEDGVFTSREIDDESDVPHSDPPKDGLPFFHEVEHFARAVAGRVKPDVDANDAYRYMQLLDAMYDSAKTGEKVHIG; encoded by the coding sequence ATGACTGAAAATCAAGCAATGACACAGAAGGAAAATGCGATTCGGTTCGGCGTAGTGGGCTGCGGAGGGGCCGGTCATGCCGCCATCCGATCGGCCTGTGCCAGCACGCTGCTCGACGTCGTCGCGATCAGCGACCTGATCGAGGAGCGACTGAGCCGGGTGGGCCGTGAGGAGGGCATCCCGCGTCTGTACGGACCTTACCAGGATCTGCTCGCCGACAAGGACGTGGAAGCCGTCCTCCTGGCGGTGAATCCGCCCGCCCGCTATCCCATGGTCCTCGACGCGATCGCCGCAGGCAAGCACGTGCTGGTACAGAAACCACATGCCACCCGCGCCGAACACATCCTGACGTTCAAGGAAGCGGCCGAGCGCGCCGGTGTAACGATGCAGTTCTGCTTCTTCATGCGTCACGATCCGGTGAACCGCAGGACGCGCGTCGCATTAAGCCGCGGTCGTATCGGCGAGCCCTATCATGCCCGCATCTTTCTGAAATACAACTACAGGGCGCCGTTGGACAGTCCCCAAGGCTGGACCCACGTGTTCGGCCAGAAGGGCGGCGCTTTGGGCCAGCACGCGTCCCACGAACTGGATCTGGCCTGGTGGTGGATGGGCTGTCCGGATCCCCAGTGGACCTTTGCCGCCAAGCACGTCGTCGAGGCACTGTATGACGGACCGGAAGGACCGGCCGAAGACTATTTCTCGGGGATAGCCGGCTTCGAAGGAGGCAAGACGATCCAGATCGACTGCTCCCGCTGGGTGCACTGCGATACGCCCACCGTGGTGGAGGTCTACGGTAGTGAGGGCGCCTATTCCCACGGTCAACTGTGGCAGATGGAGGACGGCGTTTTCACCTCCCGGGAGATCGATGACGAATCCGACGTGCCCCATTCCGATCCGCCGAAAGACGGCCTGCCCTTCTTCCATGAAGTCGAACACTTCGCCCGGGCGGTCGCCGGCCGCGTAAAGCCCGATGTCGATGCGAATGACGCCTACCGGTACATGCAACTGCTCGACGCGATGTACGACAGCGCGAAGACCGGCGAAAAGGTGCATATCGGCTGA